The Triplophysa rosa linkage group LG15, Trosa_1v2, whole genome shotgun sequence genome has a segment encoding these proteins:
- the LOC130566011 gene encoding flavin-containing monooxygenase 5-like, with translation MAKRVAVIGGGTSGLACIKCCLDEGLEPICFESSDDIGGLWRFKENPDPAQASIYQSLIINTSKEMMCYSDFPIPAHFPNYMHHSFIMDYFRVYAEHFQLMRHIRFQTKVLHVTPRPDFPHSGQWDVEIESKDGKREKEVFDAVMVCTGHHCHPHLPLQDFPGIDTFKGKFFHSREYKTPEEWRGKRVVVIGIGNSGGDIAVELGRMAKQVYLSTRKGSWILNRVGDNGFPSDMLRYRAYMWLYKLLPKFLMSMREKQVNRRFNHKLYGLQPAHRLFSQHPTVNDDLPNRILSGTVSVKPNVREFRGSSVVFEDGTVEDNIDLVVFCTGYTFSFPFLSSHLISVSKNKVSLYKYIYPPNLERPTLAVIGLIQPLGAITPISEIQARWATRVFKGLCKLPSMSAMLEDIEAKEEEMAQRYVATQRHTIQVDYIPYMDEIAKEMGVRPAMLKLLLTDPRLGLKVIFGPCTPYQFRLCGPGQWEGARQAILTQWNRVAQPLKTRSVSEQKSHRSSVSLVFSVSVVALFSALYYSRASLYTLISDPSVIPDKIRAYAPLPVPTK, from the exons ATGGCTAAGCGTGTTGCTGTGATTGGAGGAGGAACGTCGGGGCTAGCTTGCATCAAATGTTGCCTGGATGAAGGTCTGGAGCCGATCTGTTTTGAGAGTAGTGATGACATTGGAGGACTCTGGAGATTTAAG GAAAATCCAGATCCAGCACAGGCCAGTATTTACCAATCTTTGATTATCAACACCTCAAAGGAGATGATGTGCTACAGTGATTTCCCCATCCCCGCCCACTTCCCAAACTATATGCACCACTCTTTCATCATGGATTACTTCCGCGTGTATGCTGAACACTTTCAGCTCATGCGGCACATCCGCTTCCAG ACAAAAGTCCTTCATGTCACACCAAGGCCTGACTTCCCTCACTCTGGCCAGTGGGATGTAGAGATAGAGTCGAAGGATGGCAAGAGAGAGAAGGAGGTGTTTGATGCTGTGATGGTCTGCACAGGTCACCACTGTCACCCACACCTCCCTCTACAGGACTTCCCAG GAATAGACACATTTAAGGGGAAATTCTTCCACAGCCGTGAATACAAAACTCCTGAAGAATGGCGAGGGAAGAGAGTAGTTGTGATTGGTATTGGAAACTCAGGAGGAGATATTGCTGTGGAGCTGGGCAGAATGGCCAAACAG GTTTATCTGAGTACCCGAAAGGGTTCTTGGATTCTAAATCGTGTAGGAGACAACGGTTTTCCTTCAGATATGTTAAGATACAGAGCGTATATGTGGCTTTATAAATTGTTGCCTAAATTTCTCATGAGTATGAGAGAGAAACAAGTCAATCGAAGATTCAATCACAAGCTGTATGGACTGCAGCCTGCCCACAG ACTTTTCAGCCAACATCCcacagtaaatgatgatttaCCAAACCGTATTCTCTCTGGTACCGTCTCGGTCAAGCCAAATGTGCGAGAGTTTCGTGGCTCAAGTGTGGTGTTTGAAGATGGCACTGTTGAGGACAACATCGATCTGGTGGTGTTTTGCACGGGCTACACTTTCTCATTCCCCTTCCTCTCTTCACATTTAATTTCTGTCTCAAAGAACAAAGTGTCCctgtacaaatatatatatccACCAAACCTGGAGCGCCCAACTTtagctgtgattggtctgatTCAGCCTCTGGGAGCCATTACGCCAATCTCTGAGATTCAAGCACGCTGGGCCACGCGTGTTTTTAAAG GACTCTGTAAGCTGCCTTCAATGAGTGCAATGCTGGAGGACATTGAAGCAAAGGAGGAGGAAATGGCTCAAAG GTACGTAGCTACACAGAGGCACACCATCCAGGTGGACTACATCCCTTACATGGATGAAATTGCTAAAGAAATGGGTGTTCGTCCTGCTATGCTAAAGTTGCTCTTGACAGACCCTAGACTGGGTTTAAAAGTGATCTTTGGGCCCTGCACCCCATACCAGTTTCGCTTGTGTGGACCCGGTCAATGGGAAGGTGCACGCCAGGCCATCCTGACGCAGTGGAATCGAGTCGCTCAGCCCCTGAAAACACGCAGTGTGTCTGAGCAGAAGTCCCACCGATCCTCTGTCTCACTCGTGTTCTCAGTTTCTGTTGTAGCTCTGTTCTCCGCTCTGTATTACAGCAGGGCCAGTTTGTACACACTCATATCAGACCCTTCAGTCATACCGGACAAGATCAGGGCTTATGCACCATTGCCAGTGCCCACAAAGTGA